CCTACTGGAGATGGATTGGCAAATCTAGAGCCTTTGGGCAACTCTGGTTTAGTGGCTCATTTAGTGATGGGTGCCCCAGGATCGTCAGCGAAAAAACCCGCGACCACTGTAACAGTTAACAACCAGGGCATAATTGATTTACTAGAAGCAGCAGTGACTGGACTGCAACCTAAAAGTATGTATCAATTGGCGTTAGCGGAGCGTCCTAGCAAACCTTATGGTAAATTACAACCCCTAGCAAAGTTCCAAACTAACCCTTCTGGTGCGGCAATTGTCACGACATTGGGACCGATTAGGCAGGTTGTAGAAGGTAATGCAGGCGGACAATCTCGTCGGTATTTGGTAATTGTACCGTTGAAAGATGATGTTGCAGGAATGCCCGTGCAGATTCAGCTACAGCCAATGTCGAAGTAAAAGGAGCTATTCCACAGATTTACCCCGATACTAGCAATTGCTCGAACACTTGGCAGATACGGGTTTGAAAGCGTTCTCGATGCTTTAATAAAAAGAAGGGACGTGAGAGTGAATTTGCATCAGTAGTGTCTTTTGCCAAACCTGTAACCTTAATACAACGGAGCATATCAAGACGCAGTTCTTTGGTGATTATGAGGTTGGAAATCGCCGCAGCCCCTACCCCACTCTCAACGGCTGCTTTGACCATATCACCGCTTTTCATTGACAAAATGACATTTAACTGTATTAGTTCAATACCCCACTGTTTTAGCACTTGCTCAAACTGCTGACGAGTTCCTGACCCTTTCTCGCGCATCACCCAACCAGTGTTTGTTAGTTCTGTTACCTTAACTGTACTCCGCTCAAACCAAGGATGAGATTGACCGATAACGATTTGCAGACAATCTCCGCCCACAATTGTTTGCTGTAAAGAAGTTAAAATTGATGGCTCAACTTCGCCTTCTACCAAGCTAAGGTCAAACAATCCTGTAACCGTCCCTTCACTAATTTCAGTAGTGTTACCTAACGTACAGTCAACAGTGATGCCAGGATACTGTTGCTTAAATAAGCTGATGAAGCGGGGAAGCCAGTAATTACCTATTGTTTGACTTGCGCCTAATTTGAGTTCACCTCTTTGCAAATCGTTTAATTCGCGCAGTCCCCGTTCAGTCAACTCAACAGAGTCTAAAATTTTTTGTGCTTCTGCTTGCAGCATCCTCCCAGCAAGAGTTAGTTCAATCCGACGACCAATCCTATTAAATAATTTGACTCCATACTGTTCTTCAAGGCTTTGAATTGCAGCACTCACAGAAGGCTGGGTGATGTAAAGCGCCTCGGCGGCGCGAGTAAAATGCATATGTTGCGCCACCGCCAAAAATATCTGTAATTGGTCAAGGGTCATCCTTGCCATTGTAAAAGCGTTATATTTTTTGAGTGATAAATGCCCTTTTAATATTTATCATAGTTACCACTATCGTTATTGCAATTCTTGTGAATCATCTTGATATTCTTACGGAACTATGTAAAAGCTAGAATCAAGCTATATCGTATTTTTGAGTAGATAGTTTTTATTCATTCCTTGATATGGCAGGACACAGTAAACGGGCAAATATTAAACGCCAAAAAGCGGTCGTGGATACAAAAAAAGGTAAGACTTTTGCAGTGGTCGCGTGCTATTATTGTGACGGCGAGAAATGGGGTTCGGGATCCAGCGGGAAATTTTCAACTGCGTACCGCAATAGAAAAAGCAAAAGCGGCGGGTTTACCTAATGAGAATATTGAAAGAGCGATCGCCAAAGGTGCAGGTACACTCTCAGGCGGTGCTTCTAGTTTAGAGGCAGTTCGCTACGAAGGTTACGGTAACTTTGGGTAAAAGAATTTTCTGACAATCTCCTCATTTTTCTGTCTTAGGTTTCGCCATAGTTGGTGAAAGTCTTTACAACTACTCGATTAACCACTCCGCAGCGCGTTCACCTAAATCTAACGCAATGCTCACAGCTTTACCAAGTCGTGGACGTTCTCGTGTTTCTCTAATATATGTTCTTACCTGTGCTTCACCACCTAAACCATTGAGATAGTTGGCGATGCTATCGAGATGCTCTTGATACTCTACCTCATTTAATGGGAAAGACACTTGCTCTAAATATTTCCACATAACTTGTAAGAATATTTTACCCTGTGTCCGACGCAACTGGACATCATAAGAGCGTCCCCACTTATCAAGCAACAGTTGGCGTAATTCCTGTCCCGTCATATATTTTCTCAAATATTTTTACATTTAGTTATGATGTTAAGTTCCATGACTCAAGTATGATAGGACTATAAAGAAATGTAATCCTACTAAGAAAGATGCTGGAAAGATTTTTGCACAAAGCATCCTAGCATCATTGTGGGCATTATCCTTTTCAGTCAGACAAGAGTTTCTTAATGAAAAACTCAAGTCATATTTGTTAACAAAATACACAAAGAACGCGTAGGTTATGGCTCAATTTTCTGAATCAATGGACGTGCCCGATATGGGGCGTCGTCAATTCATGAATCTTCTGACATTTGGAACTGTAACCGGAGTGGCTCTGGGAGCATTGTATCCCGTTGTCAGCTATTTTATTCCTCCATCAAGCGGTGGGGCTGGAGGTGGTACAACGGCAAAAAACGAGCTGGGTAACGATGTCAGTGTTAGCAACTTTTTGGAAAGTCATAATGTAGGCGATCGCGTTCTGGTTCAAGGACTTAAGGGAGACCCTACTTATATTGTTGTAGATAGCAAAGAGGCGATTACTGATTACGGAATTAACGCCGTTTGCACGCACTTAGGTTGTGTTGTTCCTTGGAACGCAGCAGAGAACAAGTTTAAGTGTCCCTGTCATGGTTCACAGTACGACTCTACTGGTAAAGTAGTTCGAGGTCCAGCACCGCTATCTTTAGCTTTGAGTCATGCAAAAACCGAAGAAGACAAAATCATCCTGACTCAATGGACGGAAACTGACTTCCGTACAGGCGAAGAACCTTGGTGGGGTTAACAGTTATCAGTTATCAGTTATCAGTTATCAGCTCATCTTGGCTTGATAATTCTTCACTGTTTACTGAAAAGGCTGTTCACTGATGAAATCAGTGCATAGTCTATAGTTTGGAGTCGAAATTTGACTCTTGACTAATGACTAATGACTCTTGACCCTTCGGGTATCTCCTGAGCCCTTCGGGCACGGCTTGAGGCCGAACGGAGACGCTTCGCGTTCGCCCTTGGCGTGCGCTTTGCGCTTACGCACTCACCTAGGTCGGGAAACCCTCCTGCGCCGTGCTGGCTCACTAATGACTAATATCAGAGAATCGTTGTCCTAGTTGTCCTTATAGAGATGAGAAATGTTTGTCAAACAGCGAGTTTAACTCGCAGTGCTGGAACAATTATCAAAACCTTGCTCGTAGCGATCGCCACAGTGACATTTTTCTTCACCAGTGATCTAGTTCTACCTCAAGCAGCTTCAGCATATCCCTTTTGGGCACAAGAAACCTACCCCGAAAGCCCTCGCCAAGCGACAGGGCTGATTGTGTGCGCCAACTGTCACCTAGCAGCAAAGAAGACCGAAGTTGAAATCCCCCAGTCTGTTCTGCCTGACACGGTATTTAAAGCCGTGGTAAAAATTCCCTACGATACAAGCGTACAGCAGGTGGGTGCCGATGGTTCTAAAGCTGGCTTAAATGTCGGTGCTGTGCTGATGCTACCAGAAGGCTTCAAGATTGCTCCTGAAGAACGCATTCCCGAGGAGTGGAAGGAAGAAATCGAGGGTTTATTCTACCAACCCTACACCGAAGACAAAGAAAACGTTGTCATCATTGGACCGTTACCTGGTGAACAATATCAGGAAATCGTCTTCCCAGTGCTTTCTCCTAACCCTGCAACTGACAAGAACATTAACTTTGGTAAGTACGCTGTTCACGTAGGTGGTAACCGTGGACGCGGACAAGTTTACCCCACTGGCCAAAAGAGCAACAACACCGTATACACCGCTTCTGCTGCTGGTACAATTAGCAAGATTGCCAAAACAGAAGATGAAGATGGTAACGTCAAGTACGAACTCAGCATCCAACCTGAATCTGGGGACGTAGTAGTTGACACCATACCCGTTGGACCAGAATTGATTGTCTCTGAAGGACAAGTGGTCAAAAAAGATGAACCTTTGACCAATAATCCAAACGTTGGTGGATTTGGTCAAGATGATGGGGAAATTGTGTTACAAGATGCTAGCAGAGTTCAATGGATGATTGCATTTGTCGCACTTGTTATGTTGGCTCAAGTTATGCTTGTCCTCAAGAAGAAGCAGGTTGAAAAAGTTCAAGCTGCAGAAATGAATTTCTAAATTCAGAGCCAAATTATCAGTCATAGGACAGGTGTTTGACCTGTCTTTTTTATGTTTGTTTGACTTGATTATAAGAAATGTTATAATAAGATGAATTGCCTTTATAAAGGAGCATACTTAAATGACCGACAAGACCTATCCTATAGCTTCTGCTAAGATAGGCACGCAAGATGGTTTTCGCTTACCTCGTGCTTTTTCTAAAGACCATCCTCATTTAGTTAATACTTCAGGTTATGTGCAAGTCTTGTCTAAAAATACCTTTTTAGTGCAATTAGACACTGATGAAGTTGAGGAGGTAGATGAAACAGAATCTATTATGATGAGTCTGTTCCTCGACTTTTTGATGAAAGATGCTATTACAAATCCTGAGCAACTCGTTGCTTATACGAAAGAAATGAGCGACGAAATGGATGAGCTACTTTGTGATGTTGTTTTGGATGCATGAACTCATTCACATCTGATGGATGGAGAATATTTTTCTACCCATTGTTTGATAAGCAATGGGTACAATTGTCTCATCGGGTTCGTACTTTAAAAACTGAGTTATCTAAACAAGAGTTTATGACTCATGCAGATGTAAAGCTACTAAAGGGCTTGAATATTGGTATTAAAGAAAAAATCACTCAAGACCCTTTTGCATCTCATTTTATATTACACAAGCCTTTACACAAGTATGGTCGTCTGAAGAAAATGGGGCTACCTGCCCGATATAGATTATTTTTTAGGGCATTTAAAGAACAAAAAATTATTATCATTATTTGGTTAGGATTCCCGCGTAAAGAAGGGGATAAAAACGATTGTTATCAGGTTTTTGCAAAAAAAGTTACTAATATTGACTTTCCTGAAAATGTAGATGAACTGCTTGCTGAATGTGAGGTAACAGATTTTCAGGAAGAAAAGAAAGATTCAGTGAAAACTAAATGATTAGGAAAGATGCTGCACAATAAAAAGCACAACGCTTAGACGATGTGGACAATGGAAAAGAAATTTTGGCTTTGCACCAGCAGGTGAGGATGCTCTCACCTGCCTAACCTATGATTTCCGTTTCGCTACTACAATGGACGATACACTCGGTAGTTGATACTAGGGAAAATATTGTCCATATA
This portion of the Brasilonema sennae CENA114 genome encodes:
- a CDS encoding DUF3067 family protein, yielding MTGQELRQLLLDKWGRSYDVQLRRTQGKIFLQVMWKYLEQVSFPLNEVEYQEHLDSIANYLNGLGGEAQVRTYIRETRERPRLGKAVSIALDLGERAAEWLIE
- a CDS encoding LysR substrate-binding domain-containing protein, with product MTLDQLQIFLAVAQHMHFTRAAEALYITQPSVSAAIQSLEEQYGVKLFNRIGRRIELTLAGRMLQAEAQKILDSVELTERGLRELNDLQRGELKLGASQTIGNYWLPRFISLFKQQYPGITVDCTLGNTTEISEGTVTGLFDLSLVEGEVEPSILTSLQQTIVGGDCLQIVIGQSHPWFERSTVKVTELTNTGWVMREKGSGTRQQFEQVLKQWGIELIQLNVILSMKSGDMVKAAVESGVGAAAISNLIITKELRLDMLRCIKVTGLAKDTTDANSLSRPFFLLKHRERFQTRICQVFEQLLVSG
- a CDS encoding type II toxin-antitoxin system YhaV family toxin; translation: MNSFTSDGWRIFFYPLFDKQWVQLSHRVRTLKTELSKQEFMTHADVKLLKGLNIGIKEKITQDPFASHFILHKPLHKYGRLKKMGLPARYRLFFRAFKEQKIIIIIWLGFPRKEGDKNDCYQVFAKKVTNIDFPENVDELLAECEVTDFQEEKKDSVKTK
- the petC gene encoding cytochrome b6-f complex iron-sulfur subunit, whose protein sequence is MAQFSESMDVPDMGRRQFMNLLTFGTVTGVALGALYPVVSYFIPPSSGGAGGGTTAKNELGNDVSVSNFLESHNVGDRVLVQGLKGDPTYIVVDSKEAITDYGINAVCTHLGCVVPWNAAENKFKCPCHGSQYDSTGKVVRGPAPLSLALSHAKTEEDKIILTQWTETDFRTGEEPWWG
- the petA gene encoding cytochrome f, which produces MRNVCQTASLTRSAGTIIKTLLVAIATVTFFFTSDLVLPQAASAYPFWAQETYPESPRQATGLIVCANCHLAAKKTEVEIPQSVLPDTVFKAVVKIPYDTSVQQVGADGSKAGLNVGAVLMLPEGFKIAPEERIPEEWKEEIEGLFYQPYTEDKENVVIIGPLPGEQYQEIVFPVLSPNPATDKNINFGKYAVHVGGNRGRGQVYPTGQKSNNTVYTASAAGTISKIAKTEDEDGNVKYELSIQPESGDVVVDTIPVGPELIVSEGQVVKKDEPLTNNPNVGGFGQDDGEIVLQDASRVQWMIAFVALVMLAQVMLVLKKKQVEKVQAAEMNF